A region from the Manihot esculenta cultivar AM560-2 chromosome 13, M.esculenta_v8, whole genome shotgun sequence genome encodes:
- the LOC110629172 gene encoding receptor-like protein 9DC3 — protein MISISYNQLQGQVPKSLANCSSLQLVDFGNNQITDTFPSWLGNLSELRILILRSNHFYGVIDQKPKTKGFPSLRIIDLSGNGFVGKLPSVYLDIWETMKTIKANHMTYMGENIRPNFTDVDTYYEEYDYSMTMFNKGVKLEYDKIQDIFLVIDFSNNRFEGKIPEIIGNIKGLNLLNLSNNLLKGHIPPSLASLSSLEGLLDLSKNKLSGKIPPELTQLTFLAFFNVSYNELEGPIPQGKQFDTFQSNQYEGNLGIGGAPLTKKCEDFGDSPPFFPTSDDESIALFKFNWIVILMGYACGLVIGVVAGNEVTKRKNAWFLKIFGRKK, from the coding sequence ATGATTAGCATCAGTTACAATCAATTACAAGGACAAGTTCCAAAATCATTAGCCAATTGTTCATCGTTACAGTTGGTTGATTTTGGTAACAACCAAATAACTGATACTTTTCCTTCTTGGTTGGGAAATCTTTCAGAGTTGAGAATTCTGATTTTGAGATCTAACCATTTTTATGGTGTGATAGATCAAAAACCCAAAACCAAAGGCTTTCCAAGTCTTCGAATCATCGACTTATCCGGCAATGGTTTCGTTGGAAAGCTGCCATCGGTGTACTTAGACATCTGGGAAACCATGAAAACCATAAAAGCAAACCACATGACATACATGGGGGAAAATATAAGGCCCAATTTCACAGACGTCGATACTTACTATGAGGAATATGATTACTCAATGACTATGTTCAACAAAGGAGTGAAACTGGAATACGACAAGATTCAAGATATTTTCCTTGTCATTGATTTCTCCAACAacagatttgaaggaaaaatccCAGAAATCATTGGAAACATTAAAGGGCTTAATCTACTCAACCTTTCAAACAACCTTCTCAAGGGTCACATACCACCATCTTTAGCAAGTTTGAGCTCATTAGAGGGATTATTAGATCTTTCAAAGAACAAGCTTTCAGGAAAGATACCTCCAGAGCTCACTCAGCTCACTTTCCTTGCTTTCTTTAATGTCTCCTACAACGAGCTTGAAGGGCCAATACCACAAGGGAAACAATTTGATACATTTCAAAGCAATCAATATGAGGGGAACTTGGGAATAGGTGGAGCTCCTTTGACAAAGAAATGTGAAGATTTTGGGGACTCACCACCATTTTTTCCAACTTCGGATGATGAAAGCATAGCTCTCTTTAAATTCAACTGGATAGTAATATTAATGGGCTATGCATGTGGATTGGTAATTGGAGTAGTTGCTGGAAATGAGGTGACCAAAAGAAAGAatgcttggtttttgaagatttttggcaGGAAAAAGTAG